The following coding sequences are from one Granulicella sp. L56 window:
- a CDS encoding SDR family oxidoreductase, which yields MSVEAKRIALITGANRGLGLETGRKLGQQGITVLVAARDLAKSEATAATLKKEGIDARPIKLDVNNPADYPAAAKAIEKDFGRLDILVNNAGIFLDNRGPNETSTTSDEVLRKTFDTNFFAVIGLTQALLPLLRKSDAGRIVNLSSILGSLTLHATKGSYVYDAKTFAYDASKAALNAFTIHLAHELANTKIKVNSAHPGWVKTEMGGEGAMLEIEDGVKTSVQLATLPEDGPTGGYFHMGESLPW from the coding sequence ATGAGTGTTGAAGCGAAACGGATTGCGCTGATTACCGGCGCGAACAGAGGTCTTGGGCTGGAGACAGGGCGAAAGCTGGGTCAGCAGGGCATTACGGTTCTGGTGGCGGCGCGCGATCTGGCGAAGAGCGAAGCTACAGCGGCTACGCTCAAAAAAGAAGGCATCGACGCTCGCCCCATCAAGCTGGATGTCAATAATCCGGCGGACTATCCTGCGGCGGCCAAGGCGATTGAGAAGGATTTCGGCAGGCTCGACATTCTGGTGAACAACGCCGGAATTTTTCTGGACAATCGCGGCCCTAACGAGACCAGTACGACCTCCGACGAGGTTTTGCGCAAGACCTTCGATACGAATTTCTTTGCGGTTATCGGTCTGACGCAAGCTCTGCTGCCGCTTTTGCGAAAGAGCGACGCCGGACGCATTGTGAACCTGTCGAGCATTCTCGGCTCGCTGACGCTTCACGCCACCAAGGGTTCCTATGTCTACGATGCCAAGACGTTTGCTTACGACGCCTCCAAGGCCGCTTTGAACGCCTTCACCATTCATCTCGCCCACGAGCTTGCGAATACGAAGATCAAGGTGAATTCAGCGCATCCGGGCTGGGTGAAGACAGAGATGGGCGGCGAAGGCGCGATGCTCGAGATTGAGGATGGCGTTAAGACTTCCGTACAGTTGGCAACCTTGCCGGAAGACGGGCCTACGGGCGGCTACTTCCATATGGGTGAGAGCCTGCCCTGGTAA
- a CDS encoding thioesterase family protein, which translates to MTKVVTEQPSIGETRVRVRYAETDQMGVVYHANYLVWFEVGRVEFIRQLGLDYKSMEREEGCGIAVVDARLRYRLPARYDDELIVKTQLAAARGAVIRFEYKIVRATDGVLLCEGETVHVVVGAGMKKRSLPQKYAERFAAHLIS; encoded by the coding sequence ATGACTAAAGTTGTGACGGAACAGCCATCCATAGGCGAGACCCGCGTGCGTGTGCGCTACGCAGAGACCGATCAGATGGGCGTGGTCTATCACGCTAACTACCTGGTCTGGTTTGAGGTGGGGCGGGTGGAGTTCATCCGCCAGTTGGGGCTCGATTACAAGTCGATGGAGCGCGAGGAAGGTTGCGGGATCGCAGTTGTGGACGCGCGGCTGAGGTATAGGCTGCCAGCACGCTATGACGACGAGTTGATCGTGAAGACGCAGTTGGCTGCGGCCCGGGGTGCGGTCATCAGGTTTGAATACAAGATTGTGCGTGCAACCGATGGCGTTTTGCTCTGCGAAGGGGAGACGGTGCATGTGGTGGTGGGTGCCGGCATGAAAAAACGTTCTCTTCCACAGAAATATGCGGAACGTTTTGCGGCGCATCTCATCTCATAG
- a CDS encoding enoyl-CoA hydratase/isomerase family protein: MSYKTILVAEEKGIRTITLNRPERRNAMTPQMLEELQAAIEEAATGSCRAIVFAGAGPAFCAGLDLSSLQDIHDKSAEEYTQDAERVSRLFRTMYELPKPTIAAVHGAAIAGGAGLATICDFTLAVHGAKFGYTEVKIGFVPALVSAFLTLQIGDKRARDLLLTGRLFSAEEAHRLGLVNEVVVHPEELRARALELARCLTTNSPESMAATKRLLAAQNKAWLDTAIECALTENAKARATHDFREGVGAFLEKRKPVWGK; encoded by the coding sequence ATGAGCTACAAAACGATTTTGGTTGCGGAAGAAAAGGGAATTCGGACGATTACGCTCAACCGCCCAGAGCGGCGCAATGCGATGACTCCACAGATGTTGGAGGAGTTGCAAGCGGCGATAGAAGAAGCCGCGACGGGCAGTTGTCGTGCGATTGTGTTTGCGGGGGCTGGCCCAGCATTTTGCGCAGGGCTGGATCTGAGTTCATTGCAGGATATACATGACAAGTCTGCCGAAGAATATACGCAGGATGCGGAGCGCGTGTCTCGGCTCTTTCGTACGATGTATGAGCTGCCGAAGCCGACGATTGCGGCAGTCCATGGTGCGGCGATTGCGGGTGGCGCGGGTTTGGCGACAATCTGCGATTTTACCCTTGCCGTACACGGTGCAAAGTTCGGGTATACCGAGGTAAAGATCGGCTTTGTTCCGGCGTTGGTATCGGCTTTTCTAACGCTCCAGATCGGCGACAAGCGAGCGCGAGACCTCCTGTTGACTGGCAGGTTGTTTTCGGCGGAGGAGGCGCATCGGCTCGGGTTGGTAAACGAGGTGGTGGTGCATCCGGAAGAGCTTCGCGCGCGCGCCCTGGAGCTTGCGCGATGTTTAACTACTAATAGTCCGGAATCGATGGCCGCAACCAAACGATTGCTTGCCGCGCAGAATAAGGCGTGGCTGGATACAGCGATTGAGTGCGCGTTGACAGAGAATGCCAAAGCCAGAGCGACCCATGATTTCCGTGAAGGGGTTGGGGCATTTCTAGAGAAGCGTAAGCCGGTTTGGGGAAAATAA
- a CDS encoding hydroxymethylglutaryl-CoA lyase, which produces MKIIECPRDAWQGLPVHMAPEVKADYLRVLIATGFKHIDAVSFVSAAVVPQMADSEKVLEYLDPPDDVEIIGIVVNAKGAERAIKSGSVQTLGFPYSISPGFLQRNQNQTPEESLEALEQVGTLAYKAGLDVVAYISMAFGNPYGEPWDIDEVVAACDLLIDSGVRQISLADTVGLATPKQVADVVADVMAVHDEVEVGVHLHARYEGGRELVRAAYSAGCRRFDAAIGGLGGCPLAQDALVGNLPTEMVLEELKALGAELPPMRPLDGLLAASAEISRKFGARVQ; this is translated from the coding sequence GTGAAAATTATCGAATGTCCGCGGGATGCATGGCAGGGGTTGCCGGTGCATATGGCGCCAGAGGTGAAGGCAGACTATTTGCGGGTGTTGATTGCGACGGGCTTCAAGCATATCGATGCGGTGAGCTTTGTTTCGGCAGCGGTGGTGCCACAGATGGCGGATTCCGAAAAGGTGTTGGAGTATCTTGACCCGCCCGATGATGTGGAGATTATCGGCATCGTCGTCAATGCCAAAGGGGCGGAGCGGGCGATCAAGTCGGGGAGCGTGCAGACGCTGGGATTTCCGTATTCGATCTCCCCAGGATTTTTGCAGCGCAACCAGAACCAGACGCCCGAGGAGTCGCTCGAAGCGCTGGAACAGGTGGGAACGCTGGCGTATAAGGCGGGACTGGATGTGGTGGCGTATATCTCGATGGCCTTCGGCAATCCTTACGGAGAGCCGTGGGACATTGATGAAGTGGTTGCCGCCTGCGATCTGCTGATTGATAGTGGGGTGAGGCAAATCTCGTTGGCGGATACAGTTGGTCTGGCGACGCCGAAGCAGGTGGCGGATGTTGTCGCCGACGTGATGGCTGTTCACGATGAAGTGGAGGTTGGCGTCCATCTGCATGCTCGATATGAAGGTGGGCGAGAGTTGGTACGGGCGGCGTATAGTGCTGGATGCAGGCGGTTCGATGCGGCGATTGGAGGGTTGGGCGGGTGTCCGCTTGCGCAGGATGCGTTGGTGGGGAACCTTCCGACCGAGATGGTGTTAGAGGAGTTGAAGGCTTTGGGCGCGGAGTTGCCGCCGATGCGTCCTCTGGATGGTTTGCTTGCCGCGAGTGCGGAGATTTCGCGTAAATTTGGTGCGAGAGTTCAGTGA
- a CDS encoding acyl-CoA carboxylase subunit beta, with translation MADELKFENALATKLDLKAPRFAANRTALLALLGALRTEEGVIRLGGGAKATEAQHAKGRLTVRERLKLLLDEGTELLELGLWAAHGMYEEYGGAPAAGVVTGLGRVSGRLCMIVANDATVKAGAFFPMTAKKVLRAQTIALENRIPTLYLVDSAGVFLPLQEDVFPDTDDFGRVFRNNAVMSSLGVPQITAIMGMCVAGGAYLPVMTDTVLMTEGSGLFLAGPSLVQAAIGQKTGAEELGGASMHSEISGTVDFKEPNDHLCIARLRSLVGKLGSPAKAPFSVVEYDAAKDAPKYAAEDLYGLIDPDPAKAATNVYDMREVIARIVDRSEFDEYKADFGRTVLCGYARIGGRAVGIVANQKVHQQQTALDGSKRTEFGGVIYTESAQKAARFIMDCNQSLVPLIFLHDVNGFMVGKDAEWSGIIRAGAKMVSAVSTSVVPKITVIVGGSFGAGHYAMCGKAYDPRFLFAWPTARYAVMSGASAANTLVEVRVKQMERGGKVLTDADRKALYDEIKATYDAQADPRYGAARLWIDAIIDPAQTRKILMTALEAASLNAEVARFNPGVLQT, from the coding sequence ATGGCGGATGAATTGAAGTTTGAAAATGCGTTAGCCACAAAGCTGGATTTGAAGGCCCCTCGGTTTGCGGCGAACCGAACGGCATTGCTTGCGTTGTTGGGAGCGCTGCGAACAGAAGAGGGTGTGATTCGGCTTGGTGGCGGAGCCAAAGCCACCGAGGCGCAACATGCCAAGGGGCGGCTGACGGTGCGCGAGCGGCTGAAGCTGTTGCTCGACGAAGGCACGGAGCTGCTGGAGCTGGGGCTGTGGGCGGCGCATGGAATGTATGAGGAGTACGGCGGCGCTCCGGCGGCAGGGGTGGTGACCGGGCTGGGCCGGGTGAGCGGACGGCTGTGCATGATCGTCGCCAATGACGCAACGGTGAAGGCTGGTGCGTTCTTCCCCATGACGGCGAAGAAGGTGCTGCGCGCTCAGACGATTGCGCTGGAGAATCGCATCCCCACGCTGTACCTCGTGGACTCTGCTGGCGTTTTCCTCCCCTTGCAGGAAGATGTCTTTCCCGATACCGACGACTTTGGCCGGGTCTTCCGCAACAATGCAGTGATGAGTTCGCTGGGGGTGCCGCAGATTACGGCGATTATGGGGATGTGCGTGGCCGGTGGAGCGTACCTTCCGGTGATGACGGATACGGTGCTGATGACGGAGGGCTCGGGGCTCTTTCTGGCGGGGCCGTCGTTGGTGCAGGCAGCCATCGGACAGAAGACCGGCGCGGAGGAGCTGGGTGGCGCTTCGATGCACTCGGAAATTTCTGGGACGGTGGACTTCAAGGAGCCGAACGATCATCTTTGCATTGCTCGGTTGCGCTCTCTGGTGGGTAAGCTTGGCTCGCCCGCGAAGGCTCCATTCAGTGTCGTGGAATATGACGCTGCGAAAGACGCGCCGAAGTATGCGGCGGAGGATTTGTATGGGCTGATCGATCCCGATCCTGCCAAGGCGGCGACGAATGTTTATGACATGCGCGAGGTCATTGCGCGGATCGTCGATCGTAGCGAGTTTGATGAGTACAAGGCTGATTTTGGTCGAACAGTGCTATGCGGATATGCGCGCATTGGCGGACGAGCGGTGGGGATCGTCGCTAACCAGAAGGTGCACCAGCAGCAGACGGCGCTCGACGGCAGCAAGCGGACTGAGTTTGGTGGGGTGATCTATACAGAGAGTGCGCAGAAGGCGGCGCGGTTCATCATGGATTGCAATCAGAGCCTCGTCCCGCTGATCTTCCTGCATGACGTAAACGGCTTCATGGTGGGCAAGGATGCGGAATGGAGCGGCATCATTCGTGCCGGGGCGAAGATGGTCTCGGCGGTGAGCACAAGCGTGGTGCCGAAGATCACGGTGATCGTCGGCGGCAGCTTTGGGGCAGGGCACTATGCGATGTGCGGCAAGGCTTACGATCCGCGATTCCTGTTTGCGTGGCCCACAGCGCGGTATGCGGTGATGAGCGGGGCTTCGGCTGCCAATACTCTGGTCGAAGTGCGGGTGAAGCAGATGGAGCGCGGCGGCAAGGTGCTGACGGATGCTGACAGGAAGGCTCTGTACGACGAGATTAAGGCGACCTATGATGCGCAGGCCGATCCAAGATATGGTGCGGCTCGACTTTGGATTGATGCGATTATTGATCCGGCTCAGACTAGAAAAATTTTGATGACGGCTCTGGAGGCGGCTAGCTTGAATGCTGAGGTGGCCAGGTTCAATCCGGGAGTTTTGCAGACGTGA
- the pncA gene encoding bifunctional nicotinamidase/pyrazinamidase has product MTMTPQPDDALLVIDVQNDFMPGGALAVNEGDQIVPLINALAQKFDHVILTQDWHPSAHISFAATHNKQPFEAIQAPYGPQTLWPEHSLQNTSGAAFHPSLDIPHAELILRKGFRRHIDSYSAFLENDHFTSTGLAGYLRERGLQRLFLCGLAYDFCVRFSAIDGTVLGFECVVIEDATRSVKLPNSVAETNAALSAAGVQRIQSHQILA; this is encoded by the coding sequence ATGACGATGACACCACAACCCGACGACGCTCTCCTCGTCATCGACGTCCAAAACGACTTCATGCCTGGCGGAGCCCTGGCTGTCAACGAAGGCGATCAGATAGTTCCCCTTATCAATGCCCTCGCGCAAAAATTCGACCACGTCATTCTCACTCAGGACTGGCATCCCAGCGCACACATCTCCTTCGCCGCCACGCACAATAAGCAGCCCTTTGAGGCGATTCAAGCCCCCTACGGTCCGCAGACCCTCTGGCCCGAACACAGCCTGCAGAACACCTCCGGCGCAGCCTTCCACCCGAGCCTCGACATTCCCCACGCCGAACTGATCCTGCGCAAAGGCTTTCGCCGCCACATCGACAGCTACTCCGCCTTCCTCGAAAATGACCACTTCACCTCAACCGGTCTTGCCGGGTATCTCCGCGAACGTGGCCTCCAGCGACTCTTCCTCTGCGGCCTTGCCTACGACTTCTGCGTCCGCTTCTCCGCCATCGACGGCACTGTGCTCGGCTTCGAGTGCGTCGTCATCGAGGATGCCACCCGCTCCGTCAAGCTGCCCAACTCCGTCGCCGAGACCAACGCAGCCCTCAGCGCCGCAGGCGTCCAGCGCATCCAGTCGCATCAGATCCTCGCATGA
- a CDS encoding HD domain-containing protein, producing MSKGFTREQALLLLQQWTVSESLRKHGLAVSVCTEAYGEKEAARLGLADVEARDFAELYACAGLLHDMDYERHPTVEEHPFVGVAYLREKGWPEIVLHAILAHADYSGVKPETHLDKALFACDELSGFLTACALVKPSKSILDVEVAGVKKKMKDKAFARAVKREDMTAGAELLGIPLDEHVDNCLRAMQARAGELGLAGVVSEGVSD from the coding sequence ATGAGTAAAGGTTTTACGCGAGAGCAGGCGTTGCTGCTTTTGCAGCAGTGGACGGTGAGCGAATCGTTGCGGAAACATGGGTTGGCGGTATCGGTTTGTACTGAGGCTTATGGAGAGAAAGAGGCTGCCCGGCTTGGGCTTGCGGATGTTGAGGCCAGAGACTTCGCCGAACTTTACGCCTGCGCTGGCCTGCTCCACGATATGGACTACGAGCGGCATCCTACGGTTGAGGAGCATCCGTTTGTCGGAGTGGCGTATTTGCGCGAGAAGGGCTGGCCGGAGATTGTATTGCATGCCATTCTTGCCCATGCGGACTACTCGGGTGTAAAGCCGGAGACGCATCTGGATAAGGCGTTGTTTGCCTGCGATGAGCTGTCCGGGTTTTTGACAGCCTGTGCGCTGGTGAAGCCTTCGAAGTCGATCCTCGATGTTGAGGTCGCAGGGGTGAAGAAGAAGATGAAGGACAAGGCATTTGCCCGGGCCGTAAAACGGGAGGACATGACAGCCGGTGCGGAGTTACTGGGCATTCCGCTGGATGAGCATGTGGATAATTGCCTGCGGGCGATGCAGGCCCGCGCTGGAGAGTTGGGTTTGGCAGGAGTTGTCTCTGAAGGTGTGAGCGATTAG
- a CDS encoding helix-turn-helix domain-containing protein — translation MPEPVLALKIVPPQPAQEGGLQVATAVRDLRHVRNLSQRQLAARMNVPRTYISKIENGKAMPTLSSLDRLAKALQVDISTLLRDATNRHRDETAVLMTDPFLAEIAEYTSQLDALQRSIFLNHVRELAAGRRRSA, via the coding sequence GTGCCCGAACCTGTTCTGGCTCTCAAAATTGTCCCTCCACAACCAGCGCAAGAAGGTGGACTGCAAGTTGCCACAGCCGTTCGTGACCTGCGCCATGTGCGCAATCTGTCGCAACGTCAACTGGCAGCACGCATGAACGTGCCGCGCACCTATATCTCCAAGATCGAGAACGGCAAGGCCATGCCTACGCTGTCCTCGCTCGACCGCCTGGCAAAGGCACTCCAGGTGGATATCTCCACCCTGCTGCGCGACGCTACTAACCGCCATCGCGACGAGACCGCGGTTCTGATGACCGACCCCTTCCTCGCCGAAATTGCAGAGTACACCTCGCAGCTCGACGCCTTGCAGCGGTCGATTTTCCTCAATCACGTCCGCGAGCTCGCCGCCGGACGACGACGCAGCGCGTAA
- a CDS encoding isoprenyl transferase, translating into MPVQATNRVPSRLHELSAEEQTVYRQLDPTKIPQHVAIIMDGNGRWAGKRALKRFLGHQQGAESVQYVVETASRIDLPFLTLYAFSLENNLRRPKAEVSFLMKLLKSYLIGNVKRMNDNNVRMAYIGRTHDLPQEVQETMQWAAESTAKNTGTVLTLALNYGARSEIVDAFRKILTNLTTEAHTRGCSVEDLLGAGALDSLDEPSISRALYTAHMPDPDLIIRTSGEQRISNFLLWQIAYSEIFVTDRLWPDFRGIHLLEAIANYQGRDRRYGGLNDTNSDEKIDTLESVSELETEIATELNPHELTRH; encoded by the coding sequence TTGCCGGTACAAGCCACCAATCGAGTCCCCAGCCGCCTTCATGAGCTCTCCGCGGAAGAGCAGACCGTTTATCGGCAGCTCGATCCCACCAAAATCCCCCAGCATGTCGCCATCATTATGGACGGCAATGGCCGCTGGGCGGGCAAACGTGCGCTCAAACGCTTCCTCGGCCACCAGCAGGGCGCAGAGTCCGTGCAGTACGTCGTCGAGACCGCATCGCGCATCGATCTTCCCTTCCTTACCCTCTACGCCTTCTCGCTCGAAAATAACCTGCGCCGCCCCAAGGCCGAGGTCAGCTTCCTGATGAAGCTGCTCAAGAGCTACCTTATCGGCAACGTCAAGCGGATGAACGACAACAACGTCCGCATGGCCTACATCGGCCGCACCCACGATCTCCCGCAAGAGGTGCAGGAGACCATGCAATGGGCCGCCGAGTCCACTGCTAAGAACACCGGCACCGTCCTCACGCTGGCCCTCAACTATGGGGCGCGCTCCGAAATCGTGGACGCCTTCCGCAAAATTCTCACCAATCTCACCACCGAAGCCCATACCCGCGGCTGCTCGGTGGAGGATTTGTTGGGTGCAGGCGCGCTCGATTCGCTCGACGAGCCTAGCATCAGCCGCGCCCTCTACACGGCGCACATGCCCGACCCCGACCTCATCATCCGCACCAGCGGCGAGCAGCGCATCTCCAACTTCCTGCTCTGGCAGATCGCCTACTCCGAGATCTTCGTGACCGACCGTCTCTGGCCCGACTTTCGCGGCATCCATCTCCTCGAAGCCATCGCCAACTACCAGGGGCGCGACCGCCGCTATGGTGGCCTCAACGACACCAACTCCGACGAGAAGATCGACACCCTCGAGTCCGTCTCCGAACTGGAGACAGAAATCGCTACTGAGCTCAATCCCCACGAACTGACACGCCACTAG
- a CDS encoding phosphatidate cytidylyltransferase: MKRILTAIVFAAVVFALIFFGQLWMITLFAAIIAELAAYEYLKLAAVGAETHGAQLRIPLWWMTLGTALAFVVTLPNFPVEAQLPVLSALTLALFAWNGFRSPLIQVLPDTAQGLFGLIYIAYPLTLIPLIWKKEDGIALVIFLMVCVWAGDIAALYVGRAFGKHKLAPRLSPGKTWEGSAASIVGSVIAAFVVIYIGDVLTSRGNLILHTSEPMWQSLLLAAVLNIAAQLGDLLESAIKRGAGVKDSGTMLPGHGGMLDRIDALLLAAPVLWFVLILKDAFGMGRF, encoded by the coding sequence ATGAAACGAATTCTTACCGCTATCGTCTTCGCCGCCGTCGTCTTCGCGCTCATCTTCTTCGGTCAGCTATGGATGATCACCCTCTTCGCGGCCATCATCGCCGAGCTCGCCGCTTACGAATATCTCAAGCTCGCCGCCGTCGGTGCCGAAACTCACGGAGCCCAACTCCGCATCCCCCTCTGGTGGATGACCCTCGGCACAGCACTTGCCTTCGTCGTCACCCTGCCTAACTTCCCCGTCGAGGCACAGCTCCCCGTCCTCAGCGCGTTGACGTTGGCCCTCTTCGCGTGGAACGGCTTCCGCTCCCCTCTTATTCAGGTGCTTCCCGATACGGCGCAGGGACTCTTCGGCCTCATCTACATCGCCTATCCGCTCACCCTCATTCCCCTTATCTGGAAGAAGGAGGATGGAATCGCGCTGGTCATCTTCCTGATGGTCTGCGTCTGGGCTGGGGATATCGCGGCACTCTATGTCGGACGGGCCTTTGGCAAGCACAAGCTCGCCCCGCGCCTCAGTCCCGGCAAAACCTGGGAAGGCTCCGCAGCCAGCATCGTTGGCAGCGTCATCGCAGCCTTCGTCGTCATCTACATCGGCGATGTGCTCACCTCGCGCGGCAACCTGATACTCCACACCTCCGAGCCGATGTGGCAGTCGCTCCTGCTCGCCGCTGTCCTCAACATCGCAGCCCAGCTTGGAGACCTGTTGGAGTCCGCCATCAAGCGCGGAGCCGGGGTCAAAGACTCAGGCACCATGCTCCCCGGCCACGGAGGCATGCTCGACCGCATCGATGCCCTTCTGCTGGCAGCTCCCGTCCTCTGGTTCGTCCTCATCCTCAAAGACGCCTTTGGCATGGGCAGGTTTTAA